In Thermodesulfobacteriota bacterium, the following proteins share a genomic window:
- a CDS encoding DUF433 domain-containing protein, producing MQELDRITVDPEVCLGQPTIRGMRITVSVILKMVAGGMTKEEILKTYPELEEEDIVQALKYAAWLSSEKVRPMPMKGGRRSAGT from the coding sequence TGGATCCAGAGGTTTGTCTCGGGCAACCTACGATTCGAGGGATGAGAATAACGGTCTCTGTTATCCTTAAGATGGTCGCCGGCGGGATGACAAAGGAGGAAATCCTTAAAACATACCCGGAACTTGAGGAGGAAGATATTGTTCAGGCATTGAAATATGCAGCCTGGCTCTCTTCTGAAAAAGTGAGACCGATGCCCATGAAAGGGGGAAGAAGAAGTGCCGGGACTTGA
- a CDS encoding DUF5615 family PIN-like protein produces the protein MPGLEFLANMNISPITVEKLRGLGWNIIRVSEIMERGAKDIVILDYAKHNNKVLITQDLDFSALLAAKRYDKPSVVSLRFDNAEPNFIADRIVEIVKDFEEELKEGIVISVDETSARYRNLPIAP, from the coding sequence GTGCCGGGACTTGAATTTCTGGCAAACATGAATATCTCCCCTATCACCGTGGAGAAACTCCGCGGGTTGGGTTGGAATATTATTCGTGTGTCAGAGATCATGGAAAGAGGAGCGAAAGATATCGTGATCCTTGATTATGCAAAGCACAACAATAAAGTTCTTATCACACAGGATCTCGATTTTTCGGCTCTATTGGCCGCCAAACGGTATGATAAACCCAGCGTTGTTTCGCTACGGTTTGACAATGCCGAACCTAACTTCATAGCAGATCGAATAGTGGAAATTGTAAAGGATTTTGAGGAGGAGTTAAAAGAAGGTATTGTGATCAGCGTTGATGAAACATCGGCAAGGTATCGAAATTTACCGATCGCACCTTAA